Proteins from one Rhizoctonia solani chromosome 5, complete sequence genomic window:
- a CDS encoding Retrotransposable element Tf2 protein, whose translation MIVGLPVSEGFDAILTVIDRFSKMVHFIPTQSTASAIDIANLFITYIWKLHGLPRSTVSDRGPTFNAKFIPYHPQTDGQTERIQQEAEIFIWMFGNHWQSDWVLLLPLAKFALNNLKQSSTDKSVPNADEHAEFLEKGYDEIKAALSISQERMKHFYDQRHREEEGIQVGDKAWLSHQNISTDRPSIKLSHKKLGPYLVIEKIGSHAYKLQLPHTMRIHPVFHINLLTKFRPDPHGRDPPQPAPIITEEGEEEYKVERILDSKWKGRGKTRKLWYLVKWKGYDEGSNSWEPIDNVGNAQEALEEFYKEHPNAVGA comes from the exons atgattgtgggactacCGGTCTCAGAAGGCTTTGATGCCATCCTTACTGTCATTGACCGATTTTCAAAAATGGTTCACTTTATTCCTACCCAATCAACGGCGTCGGCcattgacattgccaacttATTCATTACATACATCTGGAAATTACATGGCCTTCCCAGGAGTACAGTTTCAGATAGAGGTCCTACATttaatgccaagtttattC CCTATCATCCTCAAAcagatggtcaaacagaACGAATACAACAAGAGGCTGAGATCTTTATTTGgatgtttgggaatcattggCAATCAGACTGGGTGTTGTTACTACCCCTAGCCAAATTTGCTCTGAATAACCTGAAACAATCTTCCACGG ACAAATCCGTCCCTAACGCAGATGAACATGCGGAATTCTTAGAAAAGGGCTATGATGAAATCAAGGCAGCGTTATcaatatcccaagaaaggatgaaacacttctatgatcaacgtcacagggaagaagaaggaatTCAAGTAGGGGACAAAGCCTGGCTAAGTCATCAAAATATATCCACCGATAGACCATCCATCAAGCTTAGCCACAAAAAGCTAGGTCCCTATTTGgtaattgaaaaaattggatCACATGCGTATAAATTACAACTACCCCAtaccatgcgcatacatccagtattTCACATAAATCTCTTAACAAAATTCCGCCCTGACCCTCATGGACGcgatcctcctcaacctgcacctattattacagaagaaggtgaagaggaatacaaagtggAAAGAATCTTGGATAGTAAATGGAAGGGACGCGGAAAAACAAGAAAGTTATGGTACctagtcaaatggaaaggatatgacgAAGGAAgtaactcatgggaacccaTAGACAATGTGGGAAATGCCCAAGAAGCCTTAGAGGAATTTTATAAGGAACACCCCaatgcagttggagcttga
- a CDS encoding Retrovirus-related Pol polyprotein from transposon has protein sequence MSKHTSSIVHSPVISTEEFSDVDPMQAELKDRTMQLDLDSTISIPDRAQALQFCKNNPFQGGNESSLTASQLPQDRMRADASGIMEDLIQQLGALQTELHTRTYSLGTTPPGEPASDAGTRLLSTRVASEESLHSSQALRSLDEGSGNNRSGTMATNPTHPGSSHRSELSTQYPTTRSSPSQSVLIAKDRMLCQPRRPTPRPHYSLIPPVSSESTAAWVHTPSESRETGQEPGSLDRIDNNNRERFNRLLVRPRPIPFEEIRLAERTQRQASSGEPDRLSSPSSIREEEQSIPANQVSDQVDPIMLVRSAATRTLQVPTAQSTPRPLPTLSENRLGRRNIPTREMPPHSNFITDRTALGDPRIPAARIYSEAGSDDESAEPRYGQRQRNSGVLEQSRRTPPVDSTGNEMPNVSRRANFMAPLQPHLATRPAPANIPINRDKLPAHIRSRMATSQRFTELFQDFQPRDQLRDRLVPIPKGGGGNDPTGNSDSGPSSSQSRRSFPNRGNGQGPPGGPGDNPDNDPVANAARARPFRPAPVHFDTKLKPKIIPEWNGETKGLSRWIISINNIAEYSNYTRIQLGQQVPLRFTGRALRWFNALDKAYRQQITADWPSLRRAITIHFMNRTFMERNKAEALYAKFRDRNHPHELPEDYVIRKMEALTILSDWTDSELITEIMNSAPEHWALYIDTSVVTTWDDFLDKISWHKEKLLNHEGSNTTDIQRQLNEMKAMLKKLDNPRQSRNQVRAQQTASKPIGWYKSSQSPPYPKDNTTVSKGKTPKDKKARPCRHCGSLMHWDRNCKYARQNSRNVRAQMAEASDEERAAQEAYDDLCDDAYMEESDSEDEELEQDFCEPLQPLAASMNACASEASGSNELGSEGESINGNEEKVFSGYVLSKLPTRRSWGKKLKLATNTFSSMAGNEITLKRMMSRPPGTAFFGSKATIIKGWIQNAYGPKKQITFDSRSEITLINKTLLKSLDPPPKVQIGQKLRLIQVTSNSSLSQYVTVPLVFETDKGPVCMMVEAYVVPNMNTPFILGTDFASQYQLSLVRNDDGTSIIFGDTGRSIRVKESNSTPRVDKEGNTFLVEVAQGFTQNGFRRARTRKEYKKRLKERKISNFSDKPVKLQAGEVIGYMRDPRECLARESKLSNQEKADIVKYAKLVQVIAKRKSEEKPTHEIEELTRPPEGGPKTAEVPDLERIPSEQLLEEVQFLEHLTREQRLKLEAIVRKNELAFGLNGRLGNYDAQVEIKLRPGTKEISLAPYSASPAKREVIDKQIKEWLRLEVIEPSKSALLKAQRRAQWLSTLDALAGFTQLSIKEEDQDKTAFRCHQGLFNFKRLPFGYRNGPPAFQREMNAILAPFLWIFALDGHTGIQAKGRRDRGDEWDASDFEETIVHVKRVIAYWSRILREAERNYSPTEREALALKEALVKFQVYLEGSEFIAITDHAALTWSKTYNNVNQRLMTWGLVFLAYPGMQIVHRAGRVHDNADPVSRLQRRIPYQTGPLADISTPLKLNTEDDPLKNLYKEIGDKFEQEVLEVVSAYTKACDKKKSRPRENIWVATVAGQIPCQIIKSYSVQIAISQTEVKKFLQAYLSDNHFAKVLEEIRTKLNEPNPPYTQYKLGENGLLYFVDNKERHQLCVPKGLQIEIIKENHDNLNQGAHAGLAKTYQQIASVYYWPKMVEGVWQYVFSCDICQKAGHRQHGPRGYLQPIPIPQQPFEVVSMDFVMDLPPSGKCNAILVVIDKLTKYAHFLPCTTQINEIETARLFHDNIWCQYGLPQQIITDRDARWTSAFWEHLVSLLGIKRALTTAYHPQADGQTEIMNQTMETAIRAFTNPMKNNWKYLLPGLAHSYNTSMHTATQQTPAFLLRGFQPLATADLLALTADHVQRPSKESESAEEFKESMDMVRDLAKDALKVAQSLQQKYYNMNRTHNIYKPGDLVLINPHSLRLLKRGKGKGDKLNMRYEGPFEVLEQVSPVSYQLRLLGSYRIHPVINIAHLENYKPSPAKFGKRPTKHIPRQDFEQMPEYKVEKIVSERMITRGKKRIRQYKIQWLGYGPEEDRWKSEKELKNAPDIIRNWHKAKNETN, from the exons ATGAGCAAGCATACTagtagcatagtgcactcaCCCGTAATTTCTACCGAAGAATTCAGCGATGTAGACCCTATGCAAGCCGAGCTGAAAGACCGAACAATGCAGCTAGACTTAGACTCCACTATATCAATACCAGACCGAGCACAGGCCTTACAGTTTTGCAAGAATAATCCCTTTCAAGGAGGAAACGAGAGTAGCCTGACAGCCTCACAACTACCTCAAGACCGCATGCGTGCGGACGCTTCTGGCATTATGGAGGATCTCATTCAGCAATTAGGAGCGTTGCAAACTGAGTTGCATACTCGCACTTACAGCCTCGGAACCACGCCGCCGGGAGAGCCAGCAAGCGATGCAGGAACCAGGCTATTGTCCACTAGAGTGGCCAGTGAAGAATCTCTGCATTCCTCTCAGGCACTAAGGAGTTTGGACGAAGGAAGTGGCAATAATAGATCGGGAACAATGGCTACTAATCCTACGCATCCAGGATCCAGCCATCGCTCAGAGTTATCTACACAGTATCCTACCACTCGTAGTTCGCCAAGTCAATCAGTCTTAATAGCCAAAGATAGAATGCTTTGCCAGCCTAGAAGACCGACGCCTAGGCCTCACTACTCTCTAATTCCTCCAGTAAGTTCCGAAAGTACGGCTGCTTGGGTGCATACACCCAGTGAATCGCGAGAAACAGGGCAGGAACCGGGTTCTTTGGATCGAATAGATAACAATAACAGAGAACGGTTTAATCGTTTATTGGTTAGACCCAGGCCGATTCCCTTCGAGGAAATAAGATTAGCAGAGCGAACACAGAGACAGGCCAGTAGTGGAGAACCGGATAGACTAAGTTCACCATCCTCCATTAGGGAGGAAGAGCAGTCAATCCCAGCGAATCAGGTTTCAGATCAAGTAGACCCGATAATGCTAGTAAGAAGTGCAGCCACTAGAACTCTACAAGTGCCGACAGCACAGTCTACGCCTAGACCACTACCAACCTTATCTGAGAATAGGTTGGGAAGGAGAAACATCCCCACACGCGAGATGCCACCGCACTCTAACTTCATAACTGATCGAACGGCTCTGGGAGACCCCCGAATTCCGGCGGCAAGAATCTACTCAGAAGCCGGCAGTGACGACGAGAGTGCCGAACCAAGATACGGTCAACGCCAAAGAAATTCAGGTGTGTTGGAACAATCGCGTAGAACACCGCCAGTAGATTCAACCGGAAATGAAATGCCTAATGTAAGTCGACGAGCCAACTTCATGGCGCCATTGCAACCGCATTTAGCCACCCGGCCAGCCCCGGCAAACATTCCTATCAACCGGGACAAACTACCGGCTCACATCAGAAGCCGTATGGCTACTTCTCAAAGATTTACCGAGTTATTCCAAGATTTTCAGCCTAGAGACCAGTTAAGAGATCGATTAGTACCCATACCCAAAGGAGGAGGTGGGAACGATCCAACCGGGAATAGCGATTCCGGCCCCAGCTCTAGTCAGAGTCGAAGATCCTTTCCAAATAGAGGAAATGGGCAAGGACCACCGGGAGGACCAGGAGATAATCCTGATAATGACCCGGTTGCTAACGCGGCAAGGGCTAGACCGTTTCGGCCAGCGCCCGTTCACTTCGACACAAAACTGAAACCCAAAATAATACCAGAATGGAACGGTGAAACTAAAGGACTATCACGATGGATCATATCCATCAACAATATAGCAGAATATAGTAATTACACGCGCATTCAATTAGGGCAGCAAGTACCTTTAAGGTTTACTGGAAGGGCACTTAGGTGGTTCAACGCTTTAGATAAGGCCTATCGCCAACAAATTACCGCTGATTGGCCTAGCCTGAGGCGAGCTATCACAATTCATTTCATGAATCGCACATTCATGGAAAGAAATAAAGCCGAAGCCCTATATGCTAAGTTTAGAGATAGAAACCATCCTCACGAGTTACCTGAagattatgtcatcaggAAGATGGAAGCGCTTACTATCTTAAGCGACTGGACGGACTCAGAACTTATCACTGAAATCATGAACAGTGCTCCGGAACACTGGGCATTATACATTGACACTTCAGTAGTCACTACTTGGGACGATTTCCTAGATAAGATATCATGGCACAAAGAAAAGCTGTTGAACCACGAAGGATCTAATACTACGGATATACAACGGCAATTAAATGAAATGAAAGCAATGCTTAAGAAGCTAGATAACCCTAGGCAAAGTCGAAACCAGGTACGAGCACAGCAGACTGCTTCCAAGCCAATCGGTTGGTACAAAAGTAGTCAATCACCACCATATCCAAAGGACAATACGACGGTGTCCAAAGGAAAAACTCCTAAAGATAAGAAAGCCCGTCCCTGCCGACACTGCGGAAGCCTGATGCATTGGGACCGCAATTGTAAGTACGCCAGGCAAAACTCCAGAAATGTCAGGGCGCAGATGGCGGAAGCCAGCGACGAGGAGCGAGCGGCGCAAGAAGCTTACGACGACTTGTGTGATGACGCATATATGGAAGAATCCGATTCAGAAGACGAAGAATTGGAGCAGGATTTTTGTGAACCCCTCCAGCCGTTGGCAGCGTCTATGAACGCTTGCGCTTCTGAAGCGTCAGGAAGCAATGAATTAGGCTCGGAGGGGGAATCAATCAACGGAAACGAGGAAAAAGTGTTTTCTGGATACGTGCTATCTAAGTTGCCGACTAGAAGAAGTTGGGGTAAGAAATTGAAACTAGCTACTAACACATTTTCCAGTATGGCAGGAAATGAAATCACTTTAAAAAGAATGATGTCAAGACCACCCGGCACGGCTTTCTTCGGATCAAAAGCTACGATTATCAAAGGGTGGATTCAGAATGCATACGGACCCAAGAAACAAATCACTTTCGATTCCAGGTCGGAGATCACACTTATCAACAAAACCTTGCTTAAGAGCCTAGACCCACCGCCTAAAGTACAAATAGGCCAGAAACTTAGACTAATTCAAGTAACTAGCAATAGTAGTTTGTCTCAATATGTAACAGTGCCGCTGGTATTTGAAACAGACAAAGGGCCTGTTTGCATGATGGTAGAAGCTTATGTAGTACCAAATATGAACACTCCGTTTATTTTAGGAACCGACTTTGCATCCCAATACCAATTATCTTTAGTTAGAAACGACGACGGCACCAGCATAATTTTTGGGGACACGGGTAGGTCCATTCGAGTCAAAGAATCTAACAGCACGCCCAGAGTGGATAAGGAAGGAAATACCTTTCTTGTAGAAGTAGCGCAAGGATTTACGCAAAACGGGTTTAGAAGGGCACGCACAAGAAAGGAATATAAGAAGCGACTTAAGGAACGAAAG ATATCGAACTTCTCAGACAAGCCGGTAAAACTACAGGCGGGGGAAGTCATAGGATATATGCGCGACCCCAGGGAATGCTTAGCACGCGAATCCAAACTGAGCAATCAGGAGAAAGCCGATATAGTCAAATACGCCAAACTAGTACAGGTAATTGCTAAAAGAAAATCCGAAGAAAAACCTACCCATGAGATCGAAGAGTTAACTCGGCCCCCAGAAGGAGGACCAAAGACAGCCGAGGTTCCAGACCTAGAACGAATTCCATCAGAGCAACTGCTAGAGGAAGTACAGTTCTTGGAGCATCTAACTAGGGAACAACGGTTAAAATTAGAGGCTATAGTAAGAAAGAACGAGTTGGCATTTGGATTAAATGGAAGATTGGGAAATTATGACGCACAAGTGGAAATCAAGTTAAGGCCAGGAACTAAGGAAATATCTTTAGCACCGTATTCAGCGTCCCCAGCTAAGCGTGAAGTTATTGATAAGCAAATCAAGGAATGGTTACGATTGGAAGTGATAGAACCTTCTAAAAGCGC ACTATTGAAGGCTCAACGCC GAGCCCAATGGCTATCCACACTAGACGCCCTTGCAGGATTCACGCAGTTAAGCATCAAAGAGGAAGACCAGGACAAAACGGCGTTTAGATGCCATCAAGGATTGTTTAATTTCAAACGACTACCATTTGGGTACAGGAACGGTCCGCCAGCATTTCAACGAGAAATGAACGCTATACTAGCTCCCTTCCTATGGATATTTGCGCTG GATGGCCATACCGGCATCCAAGCAAAAGGACGACGTGACCGGGGGGATGAGTGGGACGCTAGCGACTTTGAAGAAACGATAGTGCACGTCAAACGAGTAATAGCTTACTGGTCAAGGATACTGAGAGAAGCGGAACGAAACTACTCGCCAACCGAGAGAGAAGCGTTAGCACTAAAAGAAGCTTTAGTAAAATTTCAAGTATACCTAGAAGGGTCGGAATTCATAGCAATAACGGATCACGCCGCCCTTACTTGGAGTAAAACTTACAACAATGTGAATCAACGACTAATGACATGGGGATTGGTGTTTTTGGCTTATCCGGGTATGCAGATAGTACACCGAGCAGGAAGAGTACATGATAACGCAGATCCAGTCTCGCGGCTCCAAAGAAGAATACCTTATCAAACAGGCCCATTAGCAGACATTTCAACGCCACTGAAGCTAAACACCGAGGACGACCCATTAAAGAATTTGTATAAGGAGATTGGAGATAAATTCGAGCAGGAAGTATTGGAAGTAGTCAGCGCATACACTAAGGCTTGTGACAAGAAAAAAAGCagaccaagggaaaacatcTGGGTTGCAACGGTTGCAGGCCAgattccttgtcaaataaTTAAATCTTATTCAGTACAAATAGCCATAAGTCAGACAGAAGTCAAGAAGTTTCTTCAAGCTTATCTAAGCGACAATCATTTTGCAAAAGTATTGGAGGAGATCCGAACAAAACTCAACGAACCAAACCCACCGTATACACAGTACAAGCTGGGAGAGAACGGATTGCTGTACTTTGTAGACAATAAGGAAAGACATCAACTATGCGTACCTAAGGGATTACAGATAGAAATTATCAAAGAAAATCATGATAATCTGaatcaaggagcacatgcAGGATTGGCTAAGACGTATCAGCAAATCGCATCAGTCTACTACTGGCCTAAAATGGTAGAAGGAGTTTGGCAGTACGTTTTTTCCTGCGACATTTGCCAAAAGGCTGGACATCGCCAACATGGTCCGAGAGGGTACTTGCAACCTATACCCATACCGCAACAGCCGTTCGAAGTAGTATCCATGGATTTTGTCATGGACTTACCACCCAGCGGCAAATGTAACGCCATCCTAGTGGTAAtagacaaactaactaaATATGCACACTTCCTACCGTGTACTACACAGATAAATGAAATTGAAACAGCTAGATTATTTCATGACAATATATGGTGTCAGTACGGATTACCACAACAGATCATAACGGATAGAGATGCTAGATGGACCAGCGCTTTCTGGGAACATCTAGTTAGTTTACTAGGCATCAAACGCGCTCTTACCACGGCGTATCACCCGCAAGCggacggacaaacggaaatTATGAACCAAACTATGGAAACTGCCATTAGAGCATTCACTAACCCCATGAAGAACAATTGGAAGTATTTACTCCCAGGACTAGCCCACTCTTACAACACTAGTATGCATACAGCAACCCAGCAGACTCCTGCATTCTTACTCAGAGGGTTTCAGCCGCTAGCCACGGCCGATTTGCTCGCACTAACGGCCGACCATGTTCAAAGGCCGTCTAAGGAAAGCGAGTCAgcagaagaattcaaggagtCTATGGATATGGTACGCGATCTAGCAAAAGACGCTCTCAAGGTTGCTCAGAGTCTACAGCAAAAATACTATAATATGAATAGAACACATAATATCTATAAACCAGGCGATCTGGTGCTAATTAACCCCCATTCACTAAGGCTGCTAAAAAGAGGCAAGGGTAAAGGCGATAAACTAAACATGAGATACGAGGGACCATTTGAAGTTCTAGAACAAGTGTCTCCCGTCTCTTACCAATTGCGACTACTGGGTAGCTACAGAATTCATCCCGTAATCAATATTGCCCACCTAGAAAACTACAAGCCATCACCAGCAAAGTTCGGGAAGCGACCTACTAAACACATTCCCCGGCAAGACTTTGAACAAATGCCGGAGTACAAAGTAGAAAAGATAGTGAGCGAGCGAATGATTACTCGAGGAAAGAAGCGTATAAGGCAATACAAAATCCAATGGCTGGGATACGGACCAGAAGAGGACAGGTGGAAATCGGAAAAGGAGCTAAAGAACGCACCAGACATAATAAGAAACTGGCACAAAGCTAAAAATGAAACAAATTAA
- a CDS encoding Zinc finger, CCHC-type: protein MIDPTTRRAKKGAITSIVRTTLGNMPNVRWNGESKDTMIPFPSLKKDERPAAAAPVKTIIAPTPVLASNSEGPGPMDLDGRGFSNLTCHVCGGKGHFARNCPSKPMSGHVADVEWSWEKPKEESRIEVVSDEEESGKGKAKAD from the coding sequence ATGATTGACCCTACCACTCGCCGTGCCAAGAAAGGTGCCATTACTTCAATTGTGCGCACAACTTTGGGTAATATGCCAAATGTCAGGTGGAATGGAGAATCTAAAGACACAATGATTCCATTCCCCTCCCTCAAAAAAGATGAACGCCCCGCCGCTGCTGCACCTGTTAAAACCATCATTGCGCCCACTCCCGTTCTTGCTTCAAACTCTGAAGGTCCAGGccccatggatcttgatggaagaggATTCTCAAACCTTACATGCCATGTATGCGGTGGCAAAGGACATTTTGCGCGCAACTGCCCTtccaagcccatgtctggacatgtagCTGATGTCGAGTGGTCTTGGGAAAAGCCCAAAGAGGAAAGTCGAATTGAAGTTGTttctgatgaggaggaatcgggaaaagggaaagccaaggccgattaa
- a CDS encoding Retrotransposable element Tf2 protein — MLWLKKHNPQISWEKHTLVFNSSYCSKNCLSIPAVLELKAVEEIPTPYQEFSKVFSKEESSKLPPHRPYNIAIELLPDAKPRHGPIYSLGPREDAELKGTIEKQLKAGLICPSKSPMASPILFVKKKNGKLRMCVDYQRLNSMTKKNVYPLPLPQNLIEKLQGAKIFSKFDLKARYNLVQIKEGNEWKTAFKTKYGLFEYLVMPFGLTNALAAFQDMMNKIFRDLLDVYVIIYLDDILVFSLNKKDHEIHVRKVLKRLQDNDLFCNIEKCHFHVKKIDYLGFIISEFGIEVDQSKVTDAMNWSTPKNVKNIQEFLGFVNFYRQFIPNFGNLARPLYNLLKKDSLWKWELAEQQSFDSLKKCLTSAPLLLQPDTTKQFYIECNALDYATGAILSQRNPEGKLAPVAYLSKSLSPAEKNYDIFDKELLAVIRAFKEWRHLLEGSELPVQVLTDHKNLEPGAQNKKADILSQRYDLVPLEGGVENQVLLKPELFIASITPDQEINDLIGKAIYEDDHLKEILHKLQNKEKILDWELKEGLLWYQGKIFVPKDNTIRNLILESRHDALAAGHPGQARTFVITS, encoded by the exons atgttGTGGCTAAAAAagcacaatccccaaatCTCATGGGAAAAGCACACGCTTGTTTTTAATTCATCATATTGTTCCAAAAACTGTTTATCAATCCCTGCCGTCTTAGAACTTAAAGCGGTAGAAGAAATCCCCACCCCTTACCAAGAATTTTCCAAGGTTTTTTCCAAGGAAGAATCATCCAAATTGCCACCTCACCGCCCTTACAATATTGCTATTGAATTGCTCCCTGACGCAAAACCCCGGcatggccccatatataGTCTAGGGCCAAGGGAAGATGCAGAACTGAAGGGAACCATAGAGAAACAACTTAAGGCTGGCCTGATTTGTCCCTCCAAATCTCCTATGGCTTCCCCAATTctatttgtcaaaaagaagaATGGGAAGctacgcatgtgtgtggattaccaacgcctaaatagcatgaccaagaagaatgtaTATCCTCTACCATTGCCACAAAACTTGATTGAGAAGCTACAAGGTGCAAAGATTTTTAGTAAATTCGATCTCAAGGCCAGATATAACTTAGTCCAAATTaaagaaggcaatgaatggaaaacagccttcaagacaaaatacggactatttgagtacttggttatgccctttgggttaaCAAATGCGCTGGCGGCTTTTCAAGATATGATGAACAAAATATTCAGGGATCTTCTGGATGTTTATGTCATCATATACCTGGACGATATCCTAGTCTTCTCCTTGAACAAAAAAGATCATGAAATTCATGTGCGCAAAGTGCTAAAGAGGCTACAGGACAATGACCTCTTTTGTAATATTGaaaaatgccacttccatgtcaagAAGATTGACTATCTAGGGTTCATTATATCTGAATTTGGTATAGAAGTCGACCAATCTAAAGTCACGGATGCCATGaattggtcaacacctaagaatgtcaaaaacatccaagaattcttaggatttgtgaacttttATAGACAATTTATCCCCAATTTTGGTAACTTGGCACGACCCCTATACAATTTGCTCAAAAAGGACAGCCTATGGAAATGGGAATTGGcggaacaacaatcctttgaCAGTTTAAAGAAATGCCTCACTTCAGCGCCACTACTCCTACAGCCGGATACAACAAAACAGTTCTACATAGAATGCAATGCATTGGACTATGCCACTGGAGCTATATTATCCCAACGCAACCCTGAAGGGAAACTAGCTCCAGTAGCCTATCTATCCAAGTCACTGTCCCCTGCTGAAAAGAATTACGACAtttttgacaaggaactattggcagtcattagggcatttaaagaatggcgccatttACTGGAAGGATCAGAGTTACCAGTTCAAGTTCTAACAGATCATAAGAATTTGGA ACCTGGGGCACAGAATAAAAAGGCGGATATCCTTTCTCAACGCTATGAtttagtaccccttgaagggggggtagagaaccaggttctcctgaaaccggaactttttATTGCATCTATTACTCCGGATCAAGAGATCAATGACCTAATTGGCAAAGCTATTTACGAGGATGACCATCTGAAAGAAATCCTGCacaaactccagaacaaggaaaagatCTTGGATTGGGAATTGAAAGAAGGGCTACTATGGTATCAGGgaaaaatctttgtacctaAAGACAATACCATTAGGAACCTTATTTTAGAATCTAGGCATGACGCCTTGGcagcaggacacccaggacaagccaggacatttgttataacctcctga